One region of Chaetodon auriga isolate fChaAug3 chromosome 5, fChaAug3.hap1, whole genome shotgun sequence genomic DNA includes:
- the slc2a11b gene encoding solute carrier family 2, facilitated glucose transporter member 11b, with amino-acid sequence MSVNQESVPLKKEFPNKSLLLAACAACIGGTFQYGYNISVINAPTMYVQNFINQTWRERYHTELSEDSLTLLWSIIVSIYTIGGFIGATIGGMLSVKLGRKGALLANNMFALMAALLMGLSYPTGYFELLIVGRLLSGMNAGIGICVQPQYLGEIAPTALRGAVGMGTSVFLTVGILSGQVIGLKELLGREEYWPFLLSTTCIPAFLQLLILPWFPESPRYLLIDRGDEEGCKKALKQLHGADCDAQWGDIERERSNSRGFQAKKPWELFADRSLRWQLLTIILLNTAQQLNGINAIYFYSGYLFRQSGIPDDKIPYATLGTGVCECITALSCGLLIEYLGRKALIAGGYTLMSICCILFTLTLTFQTSSPVVPYLSMVCVFAFILSFGLGPGGVTNILTTELFTQTTRPAAFTIAGSTNWFSFFLISLLFPFIVIGLQQYCFLVFLVICSLMVVYIFRVIPETKNKTFLEIQNEFRSSNSGKGRRVDGAGTTLLATSM; translated from the exons ATGAGCGTCAATCAGGAATCTGTGCCATTAAAGAAGGAG TTTCCAAACAAATCTCTTCTGCTGGCTGCTTGTGCTGCGTGTATTGGAGGAACCTTTCAGTATGGATATAACATATCTGTCATCAATGCACCTACAATG TATGTGCAGAATTTCATCAACCAAACCTGGAGGGAGCGTTACCACACAGAGCTTTCAGAGGACAGTCTCACCCTGCTCTGGTCCATCATCGTGTCGATATACACCATCGGAGGATTTATAGGAGCGACGATCGGCGGGATGTTGTCTGTGAAGCTGGGCAG GAAAGGGGCACTGCTGGCCAATAATATGTTTGCACTCATGGCTGCGCTGCTCATGGGTCTGAGTTACCCCACAGGATATTTTGAATTACTCATCGTTGGACGTCTCCTCTCTGGAATGAATGCGG GCATCGGCATTTGTGTTCAACCTCAGTATCTGGGAGAAATAGCTCCAACTGCGCTCCGTGGTGCTGTGGGAATGGGaacttctgttttcctcaccGTTGGGATCTTGTCAGGACAAGTGATTGGCCTCAA AGAGCTCCTGGGCAGAGAAGAGTACTGGCCCTTCCTGCTCTCCACCACATGTATCCCGgccttcctgcagctcctcatcctGCCCTGGTTCCCAGAGAGTCCCCGCTACCTGCTCATTGACAGAGGGGATGAGGAGGGATGCAAGAAAG CCCTGAAGCAACTGCACGGCGCTGACTGTGACGCTCAATGGGGGGACATCGAGAGGGAGAGGAGTAATTCAAGAGGTTTCCAGGCCAAGAAACCCTGGGAGCTCTTTGCTGATCGCAGTCTCCGCTGGCAGCTTCTCACCATCATACTGCtcaacactgcacagcagctgaACGGCATCAACGCT ATTTATTTCTACTCAGGTTACTTGTTCAGACAATCTGGTATTCCCGATGATAAAATCCCATATGCGACTCTAGGCACTGGTGTCTGTGAATGCATCACAGCTTTGTCATGC GGTCTGCTCATTGAATATCTGGGGAGGAAAGCTCTCATCGCAGGCGGATACACACTGATGAGCATCTGCTGCATTTTATTCACGCTGACGCTCACTTTTCAG acCTCCAGTCCAGTAGTTCCATACCTGAGCATGGTGTGTGTCTTCGCTTTTATCCTGAGTTTTGGCTTAGGACCAG GTGGCGTGACCAACATCTTGACCACTGAACTCTTCACACAGACCACACGTCCTGCAGCGTTCACCATCGCAGGGTCGACCAACTGGTTCAGCTTCTTCTTAATCAGCCTGCTCTTCCCTTTCATTGTG ATCGGGCTGCAGCAGTACTGTTTCCTCGTGTTCTTGGTCATCTGCTCTTTAATGGTGGTGTACATTTTCCGCGTCATTCCTGAGACCAAGAACAAAACCTTCCTTGAAATCCAGAATGAGTTCCGCTCCTCCAACAGCGGAAAGGGCAGACGTGTTGATGGAGCAGGGACAACACTGTTAGCAACTTCTATGTGA